One Candidatus Scalindua japonica DNA window includes the following coding sequences:
- a CDS encoding efflux RND transporter permease subunit: MNLIKKAIEQPITVAVGIILIIIAGIIAITRVPVQMTPEVEDTVIAVTTRWENSSPQEVESEIIDDQEEKLQGLSNLRSMSSVSQRGQGQIRLEFATGVDKDTALREVSDKLREVPNYPVDVDEPVIDATDPESNDYIAWFLMRTPDPDFDIQALKDFVEDRVKPILERVPGLSESNVLGGRERETQIHFDPVLMAQRRITVPDFIRAIQATNRNFSAGAMAQSKLDIRVRALGRFSSPDQILDTIIRQDESGSVYVRDVATVVETLKEKTDFVRSNGQNILAMNFQKEPGANVMEVMAKLKEEAERIKAKGGILDSYAKSYGIKGGLELFQVYDQTDYINQAFDLVKSSIVIGGILAVIALLTFLRSLRSIGIIAIAIPISIVGSIVVMVALGRSINVISLAGMAFAVGMVVDNSIVVLENVFRHMEMGKSKTKAALDGATEVSGAVLASTLTTLLVFIPILLIQETSGQLMRDIALAIIAAVGLSYIVSITVVPCGAALFLKVGVKKYVEQKKTQIEKPMVVSPGKLAGITNLFRTVYYYLSNFSRYLYKLVYWLNGSMMRRVLIISVFIIVTLLGIIVTIPPIDYLPTGNRNLTFGIMIPPPGYNVKKLRELGERVEKKIRPFWEAGANPNGMDSQLYKVPSDIVPNSPSITPPPIKHYFQGGGRKGATLFHGCISADPRRVVDLVSLFKASTTQDTLPGVYSFAFQSPLFRMGGSSGSAVKIDLVGSDLEDVSQSASALFGTLVQEYGSFAVRPDPVNFNVPAPELQIIPDLDRMTDLNLTVEDLGLTIQANSDGALIGDYDLGGDIIDLKLISKDAIDQTTITNLGDAKMTTSDGVILDLDTISDFKWRRAPEQIKRVDRQRAVTLEFTPPKGMPLQKAINGINQKVAELKKANAILPGVEIQLAGAASKLTEVKEALLGDGSASGMLSSALFLAVMIVYLLMCILFQSWIYPFVIMFSVPLATFGGFLGLSLVHYWSEVDRYMPVQNMDVLTIIGFVILAGVVVNNAILIVAQTLNFLQYDKKLEPRKAISMAVESRVRPIFMSMSTSVGGMLPLVLMPGSGSELYRGLGAVVVGGLFISTIFTLILIPILLGLMFDLKDKMRSVTRFQHVTGALLLIFTFSGCAVGKNYIQPRTMVSEDWQTGLERGLVSKPSELKHWWTSFEDTQLNKLIREAVDGNYDIKIAVARVREARARRAVANANLFPLIDALGSYSKTRNSETTDTGIKNVSFNKRQTIPMEIYSTGFDSAWELDIFGGVRRSVEAATAEVDEIHAELHDIMVTLLSELAVNYIELRNTQNRLGIAKANVKTQEETLKLTKARFDSGLTDELDTAQAETNLENTRAQIPVLEEQLNHALNRIAVLTGKQPGALNIRLTGIGSIPVPPKEVAIGLPAALLRRRPDIRMAERALAAETARIGVAESDLYPKFFLKNSFGFSASNGGDVFKPGSQTFGVGPSVTWRIFSSGQIRNNIKAQNEREKQALYRFHNTVLSALEEVESAVISYSREMNRRDTLQKTVKAAEKTVKLAKIQYTNGLTDFNNLLDAERTLFTFQDQLSISEARVSKNLISLYKALGGGWDLDNQG, translated from the coding sequence CAAATTCGTCTGGAGTTCGCAACAGGCGTTGACAAAGACACCGCTCTGCGCGAAGTAAGTGATAAGTTAAGAGAGGTTCCCAATTATCCTGTGGATGTTGACGAACCGGTTATAGATGCTACAGATCCTGAAAGTAATGACTACATCGCATGGTTTCTGATGAGAACCCCTGACCCTGATTTTGATATACAAGCCCTGAAAGATTTTGTCGAAGACAGGGTAAAGCCAATACTGGAAAGAGTGCCGGGGCTTTCAGAAAGTAATGTTCTGGGGGGAAGAGAACGAGAGACCCAGATTCACTTTGACCCGGTGCTGATGGCTCAACGCCGGATAACCGTTCCGGATTTCATTCGCGCTATACAGGCAACAAACCGTAACTTTTCAGCAGGCGCCATGGCACAAAGTAAACTGGATATCCGTGTTCGCGCCCTGGGCAGGTTCAGTTCACCTGATCAAATCCTTGATACTATAATAAGACAGGATGAATCAGGGTCGGTTTACGTACGGGATGTTGCAACGGTAGTAGAAACGCTCAAAGAGAAGACAGATTTTGTTCGATCCAACGGGCAAAATATATTGGCAATGAATTTCCAGAAAGAGCCTGGTGCCAACGTAATGGAGGTTATGGCAAAGCTGAAAGAAGAGGCAGAAAGGATTAAAGCCAAAGGCGGAATTCTGGATAGCTATGCAAAATCGTATGGAATCAAAGGAGGGTTAGAGCTCTTTCAAGTCTATGACCAGACCGATTACATCAATCAGGCATTTGATCTTGTCAAGAGTAGTATTGTTATTGGAGGAATACTTGCCGTGATCGCACTGCTCACCTTCCTGAGATCTCTTCGATCGATTGGCATTATCGCCATTGCTATTCCAATTTCAATAGTTGGTTCTATAGTAGTCATGGTCGCTCTGGGTCGCAGTATTAATGTTATAAGTCTGGCAGGAATGGCTTTTGCCGTTGGGATGGTTGTCGATAACTCTATCGTTGTGCTGGAAAATGTTTTTCGGCACATGGAAATGGGAAAATCTAAAACCAAAGCGGCTCTGGACGGTGCGACAGAGGTAAGCGGCGCGGTATTGGCGTCTACACTGACAACCTTGCTGGTCTTTATCCCCATCCTTTTAATACAGGAAACATCAGGGCAGCTTATGCGGGACATCGCATTAGCCATTATTGCCGCGGTAGGGCTAAGCTACATAGTGTCGATTACCGTAGTGCCATGCGGTGCAGCGCTGTTTTTGAAGGTGGGTGTAAAAAAGTACGTAGAGCAGAAAAAAACACAAATCGAAAAACCGATGGTTGTGTCACCCGGAAAACTTGCGGGAATCACCAACCTTTTCAGGACTGTCTACTACTATCTCTCTAACTTTTCCCGATATCTGTACAAACTGGTATATTGGTTGAATGGAAGCATGATGAGAAGAGTTTTGATAATTTCTGTTTTCATCATTGTGACTCTGCTGGGAATCATTGTAACTATTCCCCCTATTGATTATTTGCCTACCGGAAATAGAAATTTAACGTTCGGAATTATGATACCTCCTCCGGGATATAATGTGAAAAAACTTAGAGAGCTTGGAGAGCGTGTCGAAAAAAAAATACGCCCTTTTTGGGAAGCGGGAGCAAACCCGAATGGCATGGACAGTCAGTTGTATAAAGTACCTTCAGATATTGTTCCGAATTCTCCCTCTATCACCCCTCCGCCGATCAAGCATTACTTTCAGGGAGGAGGAAGAAAAGGAGCGACGCTTTTTCACGGGTGTATCAGCGCAGATCCCAGACGTGTCGTGGATCTGGTATCGTTATTTAAAGCTTCGACAACACAGGACACGCTTCCGGGTGTTTATTCCTTTGCGTTTCAAAGTCCACTATTTCGTATGGGCGGCAGCTCGGGAAGCGCCGTAAAGATTGATCTGGTTGGCTCTGATCTGGAAGATGTCAGTCAGTCCGCGTCAGCTTTGTTTGGGACATTGGTTCAAGAGTATGGATCCTTTGCCGTCCGTCCTGATCCGGTAAATTTTAATGTGCCGGCTCCGGAGCTGCAGATAATACCTGATCTTGACCGGATGACAGATCTTAATCTGACCGTTGAAGATCTTGGACTGACAATCCAGGCAAATAGCGACGGAGCACTTATTGGTGATTATGATCTTGGCGGAGATATCATAGATTTAAAATTGATTTCTAAGGACGCCATTGATCAAACCACGATTACAAATCTTGGTGACGCGAAAATGACTACTTCTGACGGGGTTATTCTGGACCTGGACACGATATCAGATTTTAAGTGGAGAAGAGCACCTGAACAAATTAAACGAGTAGACCGCCAGAGAGCCGTAACGCTCGAATTTACTCCACCGAAAGGCATGCCGCTTCAGAAGGCAATCAACGGGATAAACCAGAAGGTGGCTGAACTAAAGAAGGCAAATGCAATTCTGCCCGGTGTAGAGATTCAATTGGCAGGTGCCGCAAGCAAGTTGACCGAAGTGAAGGAGGCGTTGCTTGGAGACGGAAGCGCATCAGGAATGCTGTCAAGCGCGTTATTCCTCGCCGTTATGATTGTATACTTGCTCATGTGTATTTTATTCCAGAGCTGGATATATCCATTTGTGATCATGTTCAGTGTTCCGTTAGCCACTTTTGGTGGATTTCTGGGCTTATCATTAGTTCATTACTGGAGTGAAGTTGACCGTTACATGCCTGTACAAAACATGGACGTTCTTACTATTATCGGATTCGTCATTCTGGCGGGTGTGGTTGTTAACAATGCGATTTTAATTGTCGCTCAAACATTGAACTTTTTGCAATATGACAAGAAACTGGAACCACGCAAAGCAATTTCAATGGCGGTTGAAAGCCGTGTCCGTCCTATCTTCATGAGTATGTCAACCTCGGTGGGTGGTATGCTGCCATTGGTGTTAATGCCTGGTTCCGGTTCAGAACTTTACCGCGGATTGGGCGCGGTTGTGGTGGGGGGGTTGTTTATTTCCACTATATTCACATTGATTCTTATTCCAATTTTATTAGGCCTGATGTTTGATCTGAAAGATAAAATGAGATCTGTAACACGTTTTCAACATGTCACAGGGGCATTGCTGCTCATATTCACTTTCAGCGGCTGTGCGGTTGGGAAAAATTACATTCAACCTCGTACAATGGTGAGTGAGGATTGGCAGACCGGCCTGGAACGTGGATTGGTCTCAAAGCCATCTGAGCTGAAACATTGGTGGACAAGTTTTGAAGACACGCAACTAAATAAATTGATAAGAGAGGCGGTTGACGGAAATTACGATATAAAAATCGCGGTTGCCAGAGTAAGAGAGGCACGAGCCCGGCGTGCTGTCGCCAACGCTAATCTGTTTCCGTTAATTGATGCGTTAGGGTCGTACTCAAAAACCAGAAATTCAGAGACTACTGATACAGGCATTAAGAATGTCTCTTTTAACAAGAGACAAACGATTCCCATGGAAATCTATTCTACCGGATTCGATTCCGCGTGGGAACTTGATATATTTGGAGGCGTAAGACGTTCGGTTGAAGCAGCCACTGCAGAAGTGGACGAAATCCATGCCGAGCTGCACGATATTATGGTAACCCTGCTTTCGGAGCTTGCGGTAAATTATATAGAGTTAAGAAACACTCAGAACCGTTTAGGGATTGCCAAAGCCAATGTCAAAACTCAGGAAGAAACCTTGAAATTGACAAAGGCACGTTTTGATTCGGGGCTTACGGATGAACTAGATACCGCGCAAGCTGAAACAAATCTGGAAAACACACGCGCACAAATTCCTGTTCTTGAAGAACAACTGAATCATGCGTTAAATCGAATAGCCGTCTTGACGGGAAAACAACCGGGCGCGCTCAATATCCGATTAACCGGAATAGGTTCAATTCCGGTACCGCCAAAAGAAGTTGCGATCGGCCTGCCTGCCGCACTTTTACGAAGAAGACCTGATATCCGTATGGCTGAGCGGGCTTTAGCAGCGGAAACAGCCCGTATAGGAGTAGCTGAATCTGATCTCTATCCTAAGTTCTTTCTCAAAAATTCCTTTGGATTTAGCGCGTCTAATGGAGGAGATGTGTTTAAACCAGGGAGTCAGACCTTTGGAGTTGGCCCGTCAGTGACATGGCGCATATTTTCTTCCGGTCAAATCAGAAATAACATCAAGGCTCAAAACGAGCGGGAAAAACAGGCACTCTATCGTTTCCACAATACAGTTCTTTCCGCCCTGGAAGAAGTTGAAAGCGCTGTTATCTCATATTCCCGTGAAATGAACAGAAGAGATACTCTCCAGAAAACAGTCAAAGCTGCGGAAAAGACAGTAAAGCTGGCAAAGATTCAGTACACAAACGGATTAACTGATTTTAATAATCTCCTGGATGCGGAACGAACTTTATTTACCTTTCAGGATCAGCTTTCCATTAGCGAAGCCAGGGTAAGCAAGAATCTTATCTCATTATATAAGGCGTTGGGTGGTGGTTGGGACCTGGACAACCAGGGTTGA